The region CGGCTGAGTTCGGCCGCCGCCTCCTTCGTCGCCTCGATGACGCTGTCGGGGGCCACCGGCATCACGGACTTGAGCTTGAGCAGCAGGACCGCTCCCATGATGGAGCCGTCCCACATGATCGGCGCCGCACAGGAATTCCAGCCGGCCATGCACTCCTCGTACCCGAGCGCATGCCCGAGGTCGCGCACCTCCGCCAGGGACTCCGCCAGCGCCTCGTTGTCCCGGTAGACGCCGGGTCCCGCCTGCTCGGGGACGGGCTCGGCCAGCACCCGCTGCTGGAGCACCTCCGGCAGGTAGGCGAGGATCGTCCGCCCGGAGGCACCGGTGCGCAGCGAACGCGTCACGGACAGCACATCACGCGGCGTCATCCCCAGTTCCGCGAGGTCGGAGTCGCCGACGGCCATGTCGACGCACTGTCGTTGCGCGCCGGAGAAGGGCGCCACCATGTAGAGAAACGCCAGCCCGCCGTCCGTGGCCGTCCGCAGTTCGCGCAGCACCGTCTGCGAGGTGGCCCCGTCGAGGCGGTGGTCGAGTGCGGTGAAGGCGAGTTGGGCGGCCGAGGTCCGCAACCGGTAGAGGCCGCGGTCCACCCGCTCGAAGATGCGCTGGTAGATGCCGGACTGCAGGATGCGGTAGACGACGGAGTCGTCCAGGCCGGTGAACTCCGCGATCTCCCCCGGCCCATGGGCGGATCCGCCCAGCTCGGCGAAGGCCGTCTGGACGAGGAAGACCCGCTCGGCATGGCCGGATCCCGACGCACGGGAGCCGGACGACGTGCCCTTGGGTGCCTGACGCGCCTTCTTGGAGTGGCCCGTGGTACGCGGCGCCACACCGGTGGCGGTCGCGTCGGCCGAGGCCGACGATCCCGTGGCCGTGGTGCTGTTGCCCATCGTGTGCTCTCTCCCCTGGCAGTGGTGGGCGCCCGAAGGCGCAGGGCATGTGCGCTGCGGGCCGGCACCCCCGCGGTCCGCGGTTCCCTGCGGCCGGTCCCGGGGTGCGCTCCCGCAGCCGTGGTGCCCGTACGACACCCCGGGCTACCGCAATTATCGGGCGACGTCGAGGGCCAGTTTCCCGGTCGGGGTGCGTGCGGCCAGATCGTGGTGCGCCCGTGCCGCCTCACCGAGCGCGTACACGGCGCCGGTCAGCGGCCGGAGGGTGCCGTCGGCGACCGCGTCG is a window of Streptomyces caniferus DNA encoding:
- a CDS encoding IclR family transcriptional regulator domain-containing protein; its protein translation is MGNSTTATGSSASADATATGVAPRTTGHSKKARQAPKGTSSGSRASGSGHAERVFLVQTAFAELGGSAHGPGEIAEFTGLDDSVVYRILQSGIYQRIFERVDRGLYRLRTSAAQLAFTALDHRLDGATSQTVLRELRTATDGGLAFLYMVAPFSGAQRQCVDMAVGDSDLAELGMTPRDVLSVTRSLRTGASGRTILAYLPEVLQQRVLAEPVPEQAGPGVYRDNEALAESLAEVRDLGHALGYEECMAGWNSCAAPIMWDGSIMGAVLLLKLKSVMPVAPDSVIEATKEAAAELSRYGAARPSADQA